A window from Salmo trutta chromosome 29, fSalTru1.1, whole genome shotgun sequence encodes these proteins:
- the LOC115167238 gene encoding retinal dehydrogenase 2 has product MTSSKIELPGEVKTDADAAALMASLQLMPSPVPNADIKYTKIFINNEWQDSVSGKTFPVYNPASGEQICEVQEAEKADVDKAVQAARLAFTLGSVWRRMDASERGRLLAKLADLVERDSAYLATIESMDSGKPFLPTLFVDLQGTIKTLRYYAGYADKIHGTSIPMDGDYLTFTRLEPIGVCGQIIPWNFPLMMTAWKLGPALACGNTVVLKPAEQTPLTCLYIGSLVKEAGFPPGVVNILPGFGPTAGAAIASHMGIDKVAFTGSTEVGKLIQEAAGKSNLKRVTLELGGKNPNIIFADADLDLAVEQAHQGVFFNAGQCCTAGSRIFVEEPIYEEFVRRSVERAKRRTVGSPFDPTTEQGPQISQEQQSRVLEFIQSGISEGARLECGGKALGLKGFFIEPTVFSNVKDDMRIAKEEIFGPVQQIMKFKTIDEVIERANNTEYGLVAAVFTSDITKAMTISTAMQAGTVWINCFNALSTQCPFGGYKMSGNGRELGDCGLKEYSEVKTITIKISAKNS; this is encoded by the exons ATTTTCATCAACAATGAGTGGCAAGACTCTGTGAGCGGAAAGACCTTCCCAGTCTACAACCCTGCCAGCGGAGAGCAGATCTGTGAGGTTCAAGAAGCAGAGAAG GCTGATGTGGACAAGGCGGTGCAGGCGGCCCGGCTGGCCTTCACCCTTGGTTCAGTGTGGCGGAGGATGGATGCGTCAGAAAGGGGTAGACTGCTGGCTAAACTGGCTGACCTGGTGGAGAGGGACAGTGCCTATCTAGCA ACTATAGAGTCCATGGACAGTGGGAAGCCTTTCCTGCCCACCCTGTTTGTGGACCTCCAGGGAACCATAAAGACGCTCAGATACTATGCTGGATACGCAGACAAGATCCATGGAACGTCCATTCCAATGG ATGGAGACTATCTTACGTTCACTAGACTCGAGCCCATAGGAGTGTGTGGACAGATCATCCCT tggAACTTCCCACTGATGATGACTGCGTGGAAGCTAGGTCCAGCGCTGGCCTGTGGGAACACGGTGGTCCTGAAGCCTGCTGAGCAGACTCCCCTCACCTGCCTGTACATCGGATCTCTGGTCAAAGAG GCCGGGTTTCCACCGGGAGTCGTCAATATTTTGCCAGGATTCGGGCCAACGGCAGGAGCTGCGATCGCTTCACACATGGGCATAGACAAAGTGGCTTTCACAGGATCAACTGAG GTCGGCAAGCTGATCCAAGAAGCAGCTGGGAAGAGTAATTTGAAGAGAGTAACGCTGGAGCTAGGAGGAAAGAATCCCAACATTATTTTTGCAGACGCTGATT tggATCTAGCTGTGGAGCAGGCCCACCAGGGAGTGTTCTTCAATGCAGGCCAGTGCTGCACTGCAGGCTCTCGTATCTTCGTAGAAGAGCCCATCTATGAGGAGTTTGTGCGCAGGAGTGTGGAGAGGGCCAAGAGGAGGACAGTAGGAAGCCCCTTCGATCCCACCACGGAGCAGGGTCCACAG ATCAGCCAGGAGCAGCAGAGCCGTGTGCTGGAGTTTATTCAAAGTGGCATCAGTGAGGGAGCCAGGCTGGAATGTGGAGGCAAAGCCCTGGGCCTGAAAGGATTCTTCATCGAGCCCACTGTCTTCTCCAATGTCAAGGATGACATGCGCATCGCAAAAGAGGAG ATCTTTGGACCAGTTCAGCAGATCATGAAGTTCAAGACTATTGATGAGGTGATTGAAAGGGCCAACAACACAGAGTACGGCCTGGTGGCAGCTGTGTTCACCAGCGATATCACCAAAGCCATGACCATCTCCACAGCCATGCAGGCTGGCACCGTCTG GATAAACTGTTTCAATGCCCTGAGCACGCAGTGTCCATTTGGAGGATATAAAATGTCTGGCAATGGGCGTGAATT gGGGGATTGTGGCCTGAAGGAATACTCAGAGGTGAAGACCATCACCATAAAGATCTCAGCCAAGAACTCCTAA